DNA sequence from the Glycine soja cultivar W05 chromosome 18, ASM419377v2, whole genome shotgun sequence genome:
AAATCATGtcaaagaacttcattgtattCTAAAGATGATTCACCATGCCAACTAATTTTGTGAGGGTGAATTAAGTCCTAAGCCCAAAATCTAAGATAGTATAAAAACCTATTTTAAATCTTTTGATTGGTTACCTACATTTGCCATGCTCGAGGTCCATAACCTTGGACTTAAACATGAAGTTAAGTGTTGAAAATTTTCCTTAATTATAGTCACCTCTAACTCGCCTTAACGCCttaattgtaatatccttcggTGTTGCATTTATTGCAGCATCAAGGGTGATAGTTTAATCCCACATCAATATGACTCAAATAGAATTTATAAAGCTTAGACAGTGCTCTCTTGTAAACTTTACAAGAGTTATGTGAAATTGAGTAGGCCCTAAGCACAAATTCCAGAACTTTTGATactattttttcaaacaaaagaaCTTATTTGAGTGAAACTTTAATTCTTATCCGAGATCAGTACAAAAAACACCTAATAAActatatctaagttttgtcgaaatcaaaatcagaaaacaataaaagaaaaaatgagttaTAACTAACCACTAGTATAATCATCCACCTGCTGGTGTGTCATTTGGTATAGGCAACTTGGAATTGGAAGTATACTGTCAGAAaagataaatttgtttattacattattttatccATTTTCTGTTTGATCAATGATCATTCGGGTAGGTTGCAAATTGAACCACAGAGCATATCTTCCCCTTTATGTACAACAGTTTCAAATGAGATAGGAACACAGATAGTAGACATATGGAACCATTTCCAAATTGTGGAGAAACTAACATAATAAAATCAGAACTACTGCAAAAGAAAAAGGGATATTGTCACTTCACATAATACTTTTTGGAGTTTATACATAATGATTAACTTAAAGCAAAACGGCAACTACAATGAAGCCAAAATATCAGTTTTTCATCATCTCCATTCTTAAGCAGACAAAAATGGCTGCAAATTAGCAGTCATGTAAGCAAGAGATTGGCTCAGCAGACATCTGTATGTACAACATTAACTAATGCACTCGCCCTGACTACATCCTCCTTGCAAATTTCGTGTATCATTATCATATCCTTAAATAACcatgttgaaaaagaaaatgcttCATTGTCCAAATGAGCTACCTCCAACTTGATTCTCCTCTTAGATTTGATTCTCTTCTCGGATgtggaaaaaaaatctcaatacaAACTTTGAACATATATAGTATTTGATTGGTTACGGAAATCGAAACAGCCAATTGTACAAGCTGGTTAAGTCAAGTCAAGTATGGTTGTCAATCCTACCCTTGAGTTGTCTCTGGTTCATGGCCTTCAGAACCCCCCTTCAACTTTTCAGCATCAGATGGACCAGAAATATCCTTCAGAGATTCAATTTCCATACTTGCAGTGCGGCTCTTTCTATTTCTTCGATCCTGAAAGTGATATTGTTCAGCTTAAATTAACTAAGCCACTAGAAGTGGGCTGGTGAAGAGTTCAAGTAACATGCAGGAAATCCTACATTCAAATCTCTTATGCTTCTCAATGAACCAATCCATGCACATACACAAACTAGGTAGGACCAAGGATCCATGACATTCAATATTTAATCACTAATAATTAATCATGTAATGGTCATGCATACTTAAAATGATGAATTCCAAGAATAAATTAGGGAACAAGTTATTCATTAGTAGTTCTTCAAATTCAACAATAATTCCACAAACAGAAGCTCAACACAAAACAGGCATAAAAATATGGCTATTCCATGACAGCGATACTATTATTAGCCTCGTGGTTGAGCATGACTAACTGCAAATGAAGAAAACATTCAGAGTCATCCTCAACACTCAATAGTGCAGACAATAACAGCTCATCATATCGCCCACTAGAATATTATGCACGAGAAGGCTATTGAGAATGTATATATTCCCAATGGTATACTATGCAACAAGAAATCAATATTCTTTCCTTGTTTTACACTTGCGCTGAAAGGTGCACAAAAACCAACTAGTTTGAGTAGAAGCTAAATATATAGGCTCAATAAAACTAAgcaccaaaaaagaaaatatttttcctgaGTTGACATCCTATGTTCCAATCAGTCTagttgatgtcttgatgatatGTAAAAGCCAACAAGGAGAAAAAACATCCAAAACTTCCAAATTGTGATAAAAGATTCAGATTCCTACAGTAAATATGAGAGGATAAGATAGTGAAGGGAACCTCTCGGAATGGATATTCGTCAGCTTCAAGCATCCTCACAACTTGACTCATTTTGGGCCTCTTTTCTGCTTCGGGATCAACACATCTAAGAGCAACTAGAAGAGCACGCTTTAAAGCACGTATTGATGGTTTCACTTCAAGCCTTGAGTCCACAACTTCCTCAGCCCTCCTTGTCCCCACCATCATCTTGAGCCATTCAACAAGATTCACCTGCCATGAGGATAATCAAAATCCCATTCACCATACAAACAGTGGTGATCACTTTTCATGGAAAACAAAGAAGTTAGAAGCAGAAAGCTGAAAGCACTGATTAAGTATTTCATACCTCATTAGCAGGACGTGAGTAGTCTACAGGATCCTTTCCAGTAACTGCTTCTAGCAGGAGAACACCAAAGCTGTAAATGTCACTCCTCTCATTTAACAAACCTGTATTAGCATATTCCGGTGCCACATAACTGAAATTGGGAACAGGTCCAATAGGAATAAGTTTCTATTTATGCAATCCtttaaataaaatctataaaGTAGTCAAGTAGATACTGAAACATGTGCATACCCAAATGTTCCCATTACTCTAGTAGTAATGTGACTTTCTCCTGAATCCAAAAGTTTGGCCAAACCAAAGTCAGAAACCTTTGCATTGAACTCAGTATCAATCAATATGTTGCTAGACTTTATATCCCGGTGAACAACTTTCGGTTCTATTGCTTCATGTAAGTAAGCTAGCCTGCCACCAGTCATAGTAAATAAGGAGTTTAATCAGTGGAATTAGGCCTAATGTTGAAACTGCCATAACAGTAAATTAGGTATCCAGTGAAGCAAGCACAAACATAAAACCATAGAAAACATTATAATCTTGGTAATAGGTCCCTTTAGCACTAAGTTTAGGAATTTAACTATGAACCATTGAAGCAGATCAGCAGAGTACACATGGTTGTATTGTCCAGAAACCTaatggaccaaataaattgcAAAAATTGTGAATATATAGCCAACAATAGCAATATCAACATACACTCTCAAATGACAATAATGACAAATTTGTATACACATacaaaaaatgagtttaattttgatacattGACAGTATAAAAAATTTGACACCGTCAACCAATTTGAAATCACCCtaaaatatgacttttaaaatagttattacaAAAGTTAACAAATGACAATCCTTAATTGGATGACAGtacaaaaaaatgtttacacTGTCAATATATtccaattaaattcaaatactattcaaaaattatttagtgAACATGTAAAAACTCATGAAAATGTATTTTGATATGAAAGTTTGTAAGGGATTCAAGACAATCACAATTCATATAAACCAATTTTGCACAAGTCAACATAACTAATAAATGTTGTCCTCTGTTTGAATTTTTCAAGTAGAACTTACGCTTTGGCTGTTCCAGTTATAACTTTCATTCGAGCTTCCCAGGTAAGTGTCCCTTGTTGGCTCATAGCCCCATGTAGCCATTGTTCTAAGTTACCATTGTTTACATATTCATACACCAGCAACCTGCAAATCAGACGGCAACCACATTtattatgaaagaaaaagaactatATAACAAGGAAAAGATGTTCTGTTcaaatttttgacaaaaaaagtaAGACTAAGACCACCACAAAATAAAGTTTGTAATGTGATCGAATATAGAAGGGAAAATATGCATTTGTGATATTTTTACAAAGCTTACCTGTGAACTCCTTCTACGCAATAACCAAGTAAGCGCACAAGATTTTTATGTCTGACATGGCCAATAGCCTCTACTTCCACCCTGAATTCTTTCTCAGCTTGTCCCCTGTGAATTCAACACATTATGCAATTACGAAGCAAGTTCAAATGTCATTGTTCATGCaagaaataatgataataagatAAGAGCCATAGGATAAAATCAAAGATGGCATCAATGCTACCA
Encoded proteins:
- the LOC114396506 gene encoding probable receptor-like protein kinase At2g42960, with protein sequence MSANSSLHVELSRKTSFLGLRLWVLIGIGVGVFIVVILCVLSVWVMFRRKSKRSLDKYSLSQIPHVSKDIIVDMVGVQISHDQSESVAIPVHDKPSENNSNKLFSHLHKSKSGDADNISQCSSVYHHERGFSSMSGEEGSSGTVKKQSALSFGGMVTASPLVGLPEISHLGWGHWFTLRDLELATNRFSPENVIGEGGYGVVYRGKLINGSEVAVKKILNNLGQAEKEFRVEVEAIGHVRHKNLVRLLGYCVEGVHRLLVYEYVNNGNLEQWLHGAMSQQGTLTWEARMKVITGTAKALAYLHEAIEPKVVHRDIKSSNILIDTEFNAKVSDFGLAKLLDSGESHITTRVMGTFGYVAPEYANTGLLNERSDIYSFGVLLLEAVTGKDPVDYSRPANEVNLVEWLKMMVGTRRAEEVVDSRLEVKPSIRALKRALLVALRCVDPEAEKRPKMSQVVRMLEADEYPFREDRRNRKSRTASMEIESLKDISGPSDAEKLKGGSEGHEPETTQG